The Populus trichocarpa isolate Nisqually-1 chromosome 2, P.trichocarpa_v4.1, whole genome shotgun sequence genome has a window encoding:
- the LOC7471968 gene encoding uncharacterized protein LOC7471968, whose translation MDAEGQRGSSNPAAMLANLLSKRAKLHDELRIIEKQVYDLETSYLQDPGQCGNVLKGFEGFLSSSKNTALLKRSRKFQPEDRLFSLSSVTSPAAEEQAAGRDEGRSEYGVGRSKGGGIYANGQGKPKKGRGASRDTKRTRPSADPDFDYDDDADLTL comes from the exons ATGGATGCTGAAG gGCAAAGAGGGTCTTCAAATCCAGCTGCAATGCTTGCAAATCTTTTAAGCAAAAGAGCCAAGCTGCATGATGAGCTTCGTATTATCGAAAAACAG GTTTATGATTTGGAGACAAGTTATTTGCAGGATCCGGGGCAGTGTGGCAATGTATTGAAAGGTTTCGAAGGGTTTCTATCTTCATCTAAGAACACTGCACT CTTAAAGCGGTCTAGGAAGTTCCAGCCTGAAGATAGGCTCTTCTCATTGTCTTCAGTCACCTCACCAGCA GCTGAAGAACAGGCAGCTGGACGAGATG AAGGGCGGTCAGAATATGGTGTAGGTCGATCCAAGGGTGGAGGCATATATGCAAACGGACA aggAAAGCCAAAGAAGGGAAGAGGTGCATCAAGAGATACTAAAAGAACAAGGCCTTCAGCTGATCCAGATTTTGACTACGATGATGATGCAGATTTGACATTGTGA
- the LOC7471969 gene encoding actin-depolymerizing factor has protein sequence MSFRGASRPNASSGMGVADHSKIAFVELQRKKVHRYVIFKIDEKKKEVVVEKTGGPAESYEDFTASLPENDCRYAVYDFDFVTSENCQKSKIFFIAWSPSTSRIRAKMLYATSKDRFRRELDGIHYEIQATDPTEMDLEVIRERAN, from the exons ATGTCTTTCAGGGGAGCAAGTCGG CCCAATGCATCATCCGGCATGGGTGTTGCTGATCACAGCAAAATAGCATTCGTGGAACTACAGAGGAAGAAGGTCCATCGGTATGTGATCTTCAAAATTgatgaaaagaagaaggaggTTGTGGTGGAGAAGACTGGCGGGCCAGCTGAGAGCTATGAAGATTTCACTGCATCTTTGCCTGAGAACGACTGTCGATACGCTGTTTATGACTTTGACTTTGTGACGTCTGAGAATTGTCAAAAGAGCAAGATCTTCTTCATTGCATG GTCTCCTTCAACCTCTCGAATCCGTGCAAAGATGCTCTATGCCACATCTAAAGACAGATTTAGAAGGGAGCTGGATGGTATTCACTATGAGATTCAGGCTACTGACCCTACAGAGATGGATCTTGAGGTGATCAGAGAACGTGCAAATTAA
- the LOC7479975 gene encoding inorganic phosphate transporter 1-4, whose product MAKEQLEVLNALDVAKTQWYHFTAIIIAGMGFFTDAYDLFCISLVTKLLGRIYYHVDGAAKPGSLPPNVAAAVNGVALVGTLAGQLFFGWLGDKLGRKRVYGLTLMLMVLCSVCSGLSLGRDAKAVMSTLCFFRFWLGFGIGGDYPLSATIMSEYASKKTRGAFIAAVFAMQGFGILAGGIFAIIMSSVFEAKYSAPAYQVDPIASTIPQADYLWRIIVMVGALPAALTYYWRMKMPETARYTALVAKNAKQAASDMSKVLQVDIEAETQKIEKLDGQPANSFGLFSSKFLRRHGLHLLGTASTWFLLDIAFYSQNLFQKDIFSAIGWIPPAKTMNAVQEVYRIARAQTLIALCSTVPGYWFTVAFIDKIGRFAIQLMGFFFMTVFMFAIAIPYKHWTHSENRIGFVVMYSFTFFFANFGPNATTFVVPAEIFPARLRSTCHGISAASGKLGAIVGAFGFLYLAQNQDQAKADAGYPAGIGVRNSLLVLGVVNLLGLLFTFLVPESKGKSLEEMSGENEVDEQ is encoded by the coding sequence ATGGCCAAGGAACAGCTGGAGGTGCTTAACGCACTAGATGTGGCAAAAACACAATGGTACCATTTCACTGCTATCATTATTGCTGGAATGGGTTTCTTCACCGATGCATATGATCTGTTCTGCATATCCCTTGTCACAAAATTGCTTGGCCGCATATACTACCATGTCGACGGTGCAGCGAAGCCTGGATCATTGCCTCCCAACGTCGCAGCAGCTGTTAATGGTGTGGCACTCGTTGGAACTCTAGCCGGCCAGCTCTTCTTTGGCTGGCTTGGTGACAAATTGGGAAGGAAGAGGGTCTATGGGCTGACTCTGATGCTCATGGTCTTATGTTCTGTTTGTTCGGGCCTTTCTTTAGGCCGCGATGCCAAGGCTGTCATGTCAACCCTTTGCTTCTTCAGATTCTGGCTTGGTTTTGGCATTGGTGGTGACTACCCGCTTTCTGCAACCATCATGTCTGAGTATGCTAGCAAGAAAACTCGTGGTGCCTTCATTGCAGCGGTATTTGCCATGCAGGGCTTTGGGATTTTAGCTGGCGGGATATTTGCTATAATTATGTCATCTGTATTCGAAGCCAAGTACAGTGCTCCTGCTTATCAAGTTGATCCAATCGCTTCAACCATCCCTCAAGCCGACTATCTTTGGAGAATCATTGTAATGGTCGGAGCACTACCAGCAGCACTGACCTACTATTGGCGTATGAAGATGCCCGAAACTGCTCGGTACACGGCCCTTGTTGCCAAGAATGCCAAGCAGGCAGCCTCTGACATGTCGAAGGTTTTGCAAGTTGACATTGAAGCAGAAACCCAGAAGATTGAGAAGCTTGATGGGCAACCAGCCAACTCTTTTGGTTTGTTCTCGTCGAAGTTTCTTCGTCGCCACGGGCTTCACTTGTTGGGAACAGCAAGCACGTGGTTCTTGCTTGACATTGCATTCTACAGCCAAAATCTTTTCCAAAAGGATATCTTTAGCGCAATTGGATGGATTCCTCCGGCAAAAACTATGAATGCAGTTCAAGAGGTTTATAGAATTGCAAGGGCACAAACACTGATTGCTTTATGCAGTACTGTCCCAGGCTACTGGTTCACGGTGGCTTTTATTGATAAAATCGGAAGGTTTGCCATCCAACTGATGGGTTTCTTCTTCATGACAGTGTTTATGTTTGCGATTGCAATTCCTTACAAACACTGGACCCACAGTGAGAATAGAATTGGATTCGTGGTCATGTACTCATTTACCTTCTTCTTTGCAAACTTCGGACCCAATGCCACCACATTTGTGGTGCCAGCCGAGATATTCCCAGCAAGGTTGAGGTCTACCTGCCACGGAATATCAGCAGCATCAGGGAAGCTTGGGGCTATCGTTGGTGCGTTTGGTTTCTTATATTTGGCTCAGAATCAGGACCAGGCCAAGGCCGATGCAGGATACCCTGCAGGTATTGGGGTGCGCAATTCGCTTCTTGTACTGGGTGTGGTCAACCTCTTGGGTCTGCTGTTTACTTTCTTGGTGCCAGAATCAAAGGGGAAATCTCTTGAGGAGATGTCCGGTGAAAATGAGGTTGACGAGCAGTAA